From Thermodesulforhabdaceae bacterium:
CTGACCCATCGGTTGCTACTAGGATTCTTTGTCCCATTGTCTGAACCTCCCTGTTGCTGTTTTCGTAATCCACCTTGCTTCCGACTTCATTTCTCATTACCAGCAATGAACGTGCCGAATTGCACAATCGTGAAAACCCTCCATCTATTCAAGGCTTTCATAGCCTTTTATCGGTGTGAGATTTTGGTGGAAGCCCTATTTTGTAACCTAGCGAGAGACACTTCTGTCACTTTATGTTGACAGTAGCGATTTCTTTAGTAAAAGAATTGACAATTTTTCTCAGTGAATACAATGAGATAGGTTTTATCAGGTAGCCGTGAGCCCCTATTGAGACTGCATCCTTCATGTGACAGGTCTGGTGGATGGAACCAGTAAGCAAAACAACAGCATGGCTCCAACAAGAAAGAATCTCTCGTAGTGTTACAAAATTCGGTGGTCCTGCTATACCGATGTCCATGAGAATAAGATCGATAGAAAAGGCGTTTAGAATACTTTGGGCTTCTTCTTTTGTGGATGAAACAAAACACTGAAGGCGATCCTGAGTTGTAAGAGCTCTAAAGAAAAAATCCTGAGTGTCTTCGTCAGGATCAATAATTAAAATGTAAACCTTCCCGTTCATGGCATGTTCCTTCTTTGTTATCGTGACTAACCAGAATCAGACATCCCGTTTGGCATGCATCATCAAAGAATGTGCCACGGTGGGGGTGGTATGCTTGAAATTATCTTTTCGATTTTGGTTGTGGACGATGTATTCTAGGACTAAGATAGTTTTGATGTTATAAAAAATCGGATGCCTTGATGCTAGGAGCATAGGATAAAGTATTAGAATGGGGCTTGGGCGTATGTATTCAGAAATGGTCGAAATAACCTTAAACCGCAACACGGTGGATTTTTTGTCGGCTTCCGATCTTGTGAAAGTGTTGCGTAGGCTAATGGAACGGAAAAGTGAAGATATTCTCAGCAGGTATCTTATATGGATAGATGAATTTTTCAGCCAGCCGAGTGAAATGGTGATAGGCTTTTTGCGCGAAAATAATTTCACGTTGCAGGATATGCGTGAGCTGGCCGCGGTTGTTGAACAACTGGGGGTTGGTGTTATAAAATTAAAGGAATTTTTAGAATAGATGATGTTTCTGGAACTGTTTAGGAAAGCGCTGAAAATAATCGA
This genomic window contains:
- a CDS encoding response regulator, whose amino-acid sequence is MNGKVYILIIDPDEDTQDFFFRALTTQDRLQCFVSSTKEEAQSILNAFSIDLILMDIGIAGPPNFVTLREILSCWSHAVVLLTGSIHQTCHMKDAVSIGAHGYLIKPISLYSLRKIVNSFTKEIATVNIK